TTTTCAAACCTGTTTGCGGGCAAATCAGGTGTAGTTGCATCATTTGCAGTAGCCGTCCCGATAACAAAATGCCCTTCGGTAATGAACTTTTTAGCTATGGCTTGACCCATATTACCGGTTGATCCGGTTACGATCACTATTTTCATTTTTAATATTTATGTTTTTCAGGCACAAGCCAGTTCACCGGTCAAAGCTGCGACCGCATTATTCAATTTAGTCCACATCCTGATGGACACCCCGTTGTATAAAGTAGTGTACCTGCTCATCATAATTCCTTTGATGTCGTAGTTATATAACCTGATGCCGTAAATGACACATGATGACAATTCATCAAGTTGAGCGCCACAATGATGGACCTCTACGATTTCAAAATCGTCAGGATAAACAGGTACTTCATGTTGGACACACCATATAGTTTCCTTGTCGAGGACAAAATCATGATCATAACCTCGTTCCTGTAGGTCGATGATGGTCTGGGCTTTTTGGCAAAACATAGTGTTTGGGTTTAACGGTTCAACCATAATTTGTTAATTACTAATTCCAGTTTTGTTCCAGGTATTGCCTGAAGTTATTTTTGATCCGGTGCATAATAACCCAGCAATGTGACGCTGTTACATTAAGTTCGCTGCAAATGGTCTTTGTGGGTTGATCTTCCAGGTGTTTCATCGTGAAAACAGACGACCATAATGCTGGAAGGCGTTGCATATAATTCCGAAGGAATTGGTCAAATTCCTTTTTTTCAACTCCGTCATTGTGCGTCACTTGTCGGTATCGTAATGTACCGGCGGCTGTTAAGTACCCGGTTTCCGTGTCGCGCAGATCAGAAGTTTCGTCTTCGTCCGCAATATTGTCAACATCATAAGTTATCAGGACGGTTTTCCTGCGGTATTTATCAGCTATTTTATTTTTCAGTATAGAAACGAGCCAGGTGCGTTCCATACATCGCCCCTCGAAACGATCCAATTTTTCGAGCGCCGACAGGAAAGTGTCCTGGACCAAATCTTTAGCCTGATCTTCATTTTGCAAACGCATATTGGCATATGCGAATAAATAATCCCAGTGTGTCGACAATGACCGGCCCAGGTCGGCCATATCGGTGTTAACCGCTTTTCTATCTATTTCTACAGTCGTTTGCATGGTTTTAGTGATTAATATTTATTACTTAAAGCGTTTTCAAATCGTTCGATCAATACACTTTTTGACTGCATCCCAATCGCTTTTCCTATCAAAATCCCATCCTTGTAAAACAGTAGTGTCGGCAACTCGGAAACATTAAGCTCTTTTTTTAAAACCGGGGCCTCGTCAATGTCCACTACATAAAATGAAGCACGGTATTGAAATATTTTTGACAACTCATCGTATACCGGCGCCATCATTTGGCTTGGGCCGCTCCATTCGGCGCAAAACCTTACAATGTGCAGCCCGAGTTTGTCTAAAATCAGCTTCTTAAATTCTCTTTGGTCGGTTATTCTGGTCACGTTATTTTTATTTGGCATAGTTCTTATGTCCAAACTGGTGCCATTTCGGTTGCTTTATATTAATAAGCAGATTTACAGCCATTTGCAATAAAATTAGTCCGGGAGCGCTGCATGAGCTTTTACCTGAATTTTGGGAATTCACGGTATTTCGTGAAAAGCTATATGGATCCCCTGGGATTTCAAGAATTGGTTTTGCTTTTTTTGAGATAAGAAAAAAATGTTTTATGAGCTTATTTCTGTAACAAGTTTATTACTAATTTTATCTGAGAATCCATTAGCAAAATGTTATCACAATAATTTTACAGTAGAATAATATGCTTGATTTTCAGAAAGATAAAGACTTATTTCAATATGCTTTTAAGAGCCTGTACGAAGCGGTTTATTGGGTTGACCCCGAAGGGAAAATTCTTTATGCCAATGAGGCTGCGGCTCATATGCTGGGCTTTACGGCTGATGAACTCACCGGGAAGGGGGTGAAAGAGATAAGCAATTCGGAAGAGTCGGCGAATTTTCCATTGTTTTGGACAAAGCTAAAAGACCAGAAAAAAATTTCGTACCAGGCCCAGCATAGACATAAGAAAGGAATGGCTTACGATGTCGAGATCATTTGCAGTTACCTGGAATACAATGGACATGAACTGGCCTGCGCCCTGGTAAAAGATATCAGTGCCCGCATCAAGGATGAAGAAGCT
Above is a window of Mucilaginibacter ginsenosidivorans DNA encoding:
- a CDS encoding thioredoxin family protein; this encodes MTRITDQREFKKLILDKLGLHIVRFCAEWSGPSQMMAPVYDELSKIFQYRASFYVVDIDEAPVLKKELNVSELPTLLFYKDGILIGKAIGMQSKSVLIERFENALSNKY
- a CDS encoding sigma-70 family RNA polymerase sigma factor is translated as MQTTVEIDRKAVNTDMADLGRSLSTHWDYLFAYANMRLQNEDQAKDLVQDTFLSALEKLDRFEGRCMERTWLVSILKNKIADKYRRKTVLITYDVDNIADEDETSDLRDTETGYLTAAGTLRYRQVTHNDGVEKKEFDQFLRNYMQRLPALWSSVFTMKHLEDQPTKTICSELNVTASHCWVIMHRIKNNFRQYLEQNWN